The following are encoded together in the Gordonia insulae genome:
- a CDS encoding RtcB family protein: MNTRFPVPLSGASASTLLWADEESIEHEARDQLRRVSTLPWVHGVRVMPDVHVGKGATVGSVIAMRDAVCPAAVGVDIGCGMAAVRTDLVAADLPDDLSGLRSAIEAAVPVGFAAHKRPVNLRPMQVGGGWGDFWARFGGLHRGVRQLDTRAHKQLGTLGGGNHFIEICLDDDGAMWIMLHSGSRNIGKELADRHMSVAASLPHNADLPDRDLAVFLSGTPEMDAYRHDLDWAQEYAARNRRVMLALVCAAVRETFADRVVRFDDPISCHHNYVATEHIDGLELLVTRKGAIRAGDGELGLIPGSMGTGSYVVRGLGSAESFYSASHGAGRRMSRSRARRMFTAEDLVEQTVGVESRKDAGVVDEIPAAYKDIDAVIEAQTDLVEVVAHLRQVVCVKG; the protein is encoded by the coding sequence ATGAACACCCGCTTCCCCGTTCCCCTTTCGGGCGCTTCCGCCTCGACCCTGCTGTGGGCCGACGAGGAGTCGATCGAGCACGAGGCCCGCGATCAACTGCGGCGTGTCTCGACGCTGCCGTGGGTGCACGGGGTCCGCGTGATGCCGGATGTCCACGTGGGCAAGGGCGCGACGGTCGGATCGGTGATCGCGATGCGCGACGCGGTCTGCCCGGCCGCGGTCGGCGTGGACATCGGCTGCGGTATGGCCGCCGTCCGCACCGATCTCGTTGCCGCCGACCTGCCCGATGACCTGTCGGGCCTGCGGTCCGCGATCGAGGCGGCGGTGCCGGTCGGGTTCGCCGCGCACAAGCGCCCGGTGAACCTGCGGCCGATGCAGGTCGGCGGCGGATGGGGCGACTTCTGGGCCCGCTTCGGTGGCCTGCATCGCGGTGTCCGCCAGTTGGATACGCGTGCACACAAGCAGCTCGGCACCCTGGGCGGCGGCAACCACTTCATCGAGATCTGCCTCGACGACGACGGCGCCATGTGGATCATGCTGCACTCCGGATCCCGCAACATCGGCAAGGAGCTCGCCGACCGGCACATGTCCGTCGCCGCGTCACTGCCGCACAACGCCGATCTGCCCGATCGGGATCTGGCGGTGTTCCTGTCCGGCACCCCGGAGATGGACGCCTACCGTCACGATCTCGACTGGGCGCAGGAGTACGCCGCGCGTAACCGTCGGGTCATGCTCGCGCTGGTGTGCGCCGCGGTGCGGGAGACCTTCGCCGACCGCGTTGTGCGATTCGACGACCCGATCAGCTGTCACCACAACTACGTGGCCACCGAGCACATCGACGGCCTCGAGTTGCTGGTGACCCGTAAGGGCGCGATCCGCGCGGGCGACGGCGAGCTCGGCCTGATCCCGGGCTCGATGGGTACCGGCTCGTATGTGGTCCGCGGGCTCGGGTCGGCGGAGTCGTTCTACTCGGCGTCGCACGGCGCCGGCAGACGGATGAGCCGGTCCCGGGCACGCAGGATGTTCACCGCCGAGGACCTCGTCGAGCAGACCGTGGGCGTCGAGTCGCGCAAGGATGCCGGCGTGGTCGACGAGATCCCGGCGGCCTACAAGGACATCGATGCCGTGATCGAGGCCCAGACCGACCTGGTGGAGGTGGTCGCCCACCTGCGGCAGGTGGTCTGCGTGAAGGGTTGA